A single Anopheles arabiensis isolate DONGOLA chromosome 2, AaraD3, whole genome shotgun sequence DNA region contains:
- the LOC120896258 gene encoding uncharacterized protein LOC120896258 isoform X1, whose amino-acid sequence MWHLWIVLLVFTTDCSFSDCTVYGNVNESPDDTGHASASRSLPTQPMDFVDTGSAGLGRERISDAGRKDLDLFSQLKHMQPIPRSGGHRSVPSTASESEMAGVRRSLATVLQLLLPYGRLQHRPHLSADDAIGSYEEEALFGEPLVPDGPDTANYMLHGKLVEIGPRQRTAFGSSTDGENRNAGTLDESFGIVGQKRAAALRSTMARRSHIMPTQGGGGGTAAEEGSFMPSISVGEFYGALTNLGDFFQNLKHNLESLESKNLNNDQVKLLEGQNMISNLRKGFFYSRVCRGLSQAGGQCRFPARHPELSALAPDSSAGFHRAGAVPWDQLSRSRVHACRTRKMSYPPTIRPPHSVLLASC is encoded by the exons ATGTGGCACCTGTGGATTGTTTTATTAGTATTTACTACGG ATTGTTCATTTTCAGACTGTACAGTGTATGGCAACGTAAACGAAAGCCCCGACGACACAGGCCATGCATCAGCGTCAAGATCCTTACCGACCCAGCCAATGGATTTCGTAGACACCGGGTCGGCAGGATTAGGCCGAGAGCGTATCAGTGATGCGGGACGCAAAGACCTCGATCTGTTCAGTCAACTAAAACATATGCAACCAATTCCCCGCAGTGGGGGCCACCGATCAGTACCATCGACCGCTTCCGAGTCCGAAATGGCTGGCGTAAGAAGATCACTAGCAACGGTCCTTCAACTGTTGCTTCCGTACGGTAGGCTGCAACATCGACCACATCTGTCAGCGGATGATGCGATCGGTTCCTACGAAGAGGAAGCACTGTTCGGTGAACCTTTGGTTCCCGATGGGCCAGACACGGCGAACTATATGCTTCACGGCAAACTGGTTGAGATAGGCCCAAGACAGCGCACTGCTTTTGGTAGTTCTACCGACGGGGAGAATCGTAATGCCGGAACTTTGGATGAATCCTTCGGAATCGTAGGTCAAAAGCGGGCCGCTGCTCTTCGCTCTACCATGGCACGTCGTTCCCATATTATGCCCACGCAGGGTGGAGGAGGCGGTACGGCGGCGGAGGAGGGCAGCTTTATGCCTTCCATCAGTGTTGGTGAGTTTTACG GCGCGCTGACAAACCTGGGCGATTTCTTCCAGAACCTTAAGCACAATCTGGAATCGCTCGAGTCGAAGAACTTGAACAACGATCAGGTGAAGCTGCTGGAGGGTCAAAACATGATCAGCAATCTACGCAAAG GGTTCTTCTATTCCAGAGTTTGTCGAGGACTATCCCAAGCCGGCGGGCAGTGCCGCTTTCCTGCACGCCATCCGGAACTATCGGCCCTCGCACCGGATTCGAGCGCTGGTTTCCACCGTGCCGGAGCTGTACCGTGGGACCAACTTTCACGATCCCGTGTACATGCTTGCCGGACTCGGAAAATGAGCTACCCGCCAACCATCCGACCGCCCCACTCGGTCCTGCTGGCGTCTTGCTAG
- the LOC120896258 gene encoding uncharacterized protein LOC120896258 isoform X3 translates to MWHLWIVLLVFTTDCSFSDCTVYGNVNESPDDTGHASASRSLPTQPMDFVDTGSAGLGRERISDAGRKDLDLFSQLKHMQPIPRSGGHRSVPSTASESEMAGVRRSLATVLQLLLPYGRLQHRPHLSADDAIGSYEEEALFGEPLVPDGPDTANYMLHGKLVEIGPRQRTAFGSSTDGENRNAGTLDESFGIVGQKRAAALRSTMARRSHIMPTQGGGGGTAAEEGSFMPSISVGEFYGALTNLGDFFQNLKHNLESLESKNLNNDQVKLLEGQNMISNLRKEFVEDYPKPAGSAAFLHAIRNYRPSHRIRALVSTVPELYRGTNFHDPVYMLAGLGK, encoded by the exons ATGTGGCACCTGTGGATTGTTTTATTAGTATTTACTACGG ATTGTTCATTTTCAGACTGTACAGTGTATGGCAACGTAAACGAAAGCCCCGACGACACAGGCCATGCATCAGCGTCAAGATCCTTACCGACCCAGCCAATGGATTTCGTAGACACCGGGTCGGCAGGATTAGGCCGAGAGCGTATCAGTGATGCGGGACGCAAAGACCTCGATCTGTTCAGTCAACTAAAACATATGCAACCAATTCCCCGCAGTGGGGGCCACCGATCAGTACCATCGACCGCTTCCGAGTCCGAAATGGCTGGCGTAAGAAGATCACTAGCAACGGTCCTTCAACTGTTGCTTCCGTACGGTAGGCTGCAACATCGACCACATCTGTCAGCGGATGATGCGATCGGTTCCTACGAAGAGGAAGCACTGTTCGGTGAACCTTTGGTTCCCGATGGGCCAGACACGGCGAACTATATGCTTCACGGCAAACTGGTTGAGATAGGCCCAAGACAGCGCACTGCTTTTGGTAGTTCTACCGACGGGGAGAATCGTAATGCCGGAACTTTGGATGAATCCTTCGGAATCGTAGGTCAAAAGCGGGCCGCTGCTCTTCGCTCTACCATGGCACGTCGTTCCCATATTATGCCCACGCAGGGTGGAGGAGGCGGTACGGCGGCGGAGGAGGGCAGCTTTATGCCTTCCATCAGTGTTGGTGAGTTTTACG GCGCGCTGACAAACCTGGGCGATTTCTTCCAGAACCTTAAGCACAATCTGGAATCGCTCGAGTCGAAGAACTTGAACAACGATCAGGTGAAGCTGCTGGAGGGTCAAAACATGATCAGCAATCTACGCAAAG AGTTTGTCGAGGACTATCCCAAGCCGGCGGGCAGTGCCGCTTTCCTGCACGCCATCCGGAACTATCGGCCCTCGCACCGGATTCGAGCGCTGGTTTCCACCGTGCCGGAGCTGTACCGTGGGACCAACTTTCACGATCCCGTGTACATGCTTGCCGGACTCGGAAAATGA
- the LOC120896258 gene encoding uncharacterized protein LOC120896258 isoform X4 translates to MDFVDTGSAGLGRERISDAGRKDLDLFSQLKHMQPIPRSGGHRSVPSTASESEMAGVRRSLATVLQLLLPYGRLQHRPHLSADDAIGSYEEEALFGEPLVPDGPDTANYMLHGKLVEIGPRQRTAFGSSTDGENRNAGTLDESFGIVGQKRAAALRSTMARRSHIMPTQGGGGGTAAEEGSFMPSISVGEFYGALTNLGDFFQNLKHNLESLESKNLNNDQVKLLEGQNMISNLRKGFFYSRVCRGLSQAGGQCRFPARHPELSALAPDSSAGFHRAGAVPWDQLSRSRVHACRTRKMSYPPTIRPPHSVLLASC, encoded by the exons ATGGATTTCGTAGACACCGGGTCGGCAGGATTAGGCCGAGAGCGTATCAGTGATGCGGGACGCAAAGACCTCGATCTGTTCAGTCAACTAAAACATATGCAACCAATTCCCCGCAGTGGGGGCCACCGATCAGTACCATCGACCGCTTCCGAGTCCGAAATGGCTGGCGTAAGAAGATCACTAGCAACGGTCCTTCAACTGTTGCTTCCGTACGGTAGGCTGCAACATCGACCACATCTGTCAGCGGATGATGCGATCGGTTCCTACGAAGAGGAAGCACTGTTCGGTGAACCTTTGGTTCCCGATGGGCCAGACACGGCGAACTATATGCTTCACGGCAAACTGGTTGAGATAGGCCCAAGACAGCGCACTGCTTTTGGTAGTTCTACCGACGGGGAGAATCGTAATGCCGGAACTTTGGATGAATCCTTCGGAATCGTAGGTCAAAAGCGGGCCGCTGCTCTTCGCTCTACCATGGCACGTCGTTCCCATATTATGCCCACGCAGGGTGGAGGAGGCGGTACGGCGGCGGAGGAGGGCAGCTTTATGCCTTCCATCAGTGTTGGTGAGTTTTACG GCGCGCTGACAAACCTGGGCGATTTCTTCCAGAACCTTAAGCACAATCTGGAATCGCTCGAGTCGAAGAACTTGAACAACGATCAGGTGAAGCTGCTGGAGGGTCAAAACATGATCAGCAATCTACGCAAAG GGTTCTTCTATTCCAGAGTTTGTCGAGGACTATCCCAAGCCGGCGGGCAGTGCCGCTTTCCTGCACGCCATCCGGAACTATCGGCCCTCGCACCGGATTCGAGCGCTGGTTTCCACCGTGCCGGAGCTGTACCGTGGGACCAACTTTCACGATCCCGTGTACATGCTTGCCGGACTCGGAAAATGAGCTACCCGCCAACCATCCGACCGCCCCACTCGGTCCTGCTGGCGTCTTGCTAG
- the LOC120896258 gene encoding uncharacterized protein LOC120896258 isoform X2 encodes MWHLWIVLLVFTTDCSFSDCTVYGNVNESPDDTGHASASRSLPTQPMDFVDTGSAGLGRERISDAGRKDLDLFSQLKHMQPIPRSGGHRSVPSTASESEMAGVRRSLATVLQLLLPYGRLQHRPHLSADDAIGSYEEEALFGEPLVPDGPDTANYMLHGKLVEIGPRQRTAFGSSTDGENRNAGTLDESFGIVGQKRAAALRSTMARRSHIMPTQGGGGGTAAEEGSFMPSISVGALTNLGDFFQNLKHNLESLESKNLNNDQVKLLEGQNMISNLRKGFFYSRVCRGLSQAGGQCRFPARHPELSALAPDSSAGFHRAGAVPWDQLSRSRVHACRTRKMSYPPTIRPPHSVLLASC; translated from the exons ATGTGGCACCTGTGGATTGTTTTATTAGTATTTACTACGG ATTGTTCATTTTCAGACTGTACAGTGTATGGCAACGTAAACGAAAGCCCCGACGACACAGGCCATGCATCAGCGTCAAGATCCTTACCGACCCAGCCAATGGATTTCGTAGACACCGGGTCGGCAGGATTAGGCCGAGAGCGTATCAGTGATGCGGGACGCAAAGACCTCGATCTGTTCAGTCAACTAAAACATATGCAACCAATTCCCCGCAGTGGGGGCCACCGATCAGTACCATCGACCGCTTCCGAGTCCGAAATGGCTGGCGTAAGAAGATCACTAGCAACGGTCCTTCAACTGTTGCTTCCGTACGGTAGGCTGCAACATCGACCACATCTGTCAGCGGATGATGCGATCGGTTCCTACGAAGAGGAAGCACTGTTCGGTGAACCTTTGGTTCCCGATGGGCCAGACACGGCGAACTATATGCTTCACGGCAAACTGGTTGAGATAGGCCCAAGACAGCGCACTGCTTTTGGTAGTTCTACCGACGGGGAGAATCGTAATGCCGGAACTTTGGATGAATCCTTCGGAATCGTAGGTCAAAAGCGGGCCGCTGCTCTTCGCTCTACCATGGCACGTCGTTCCCATATTATGCCCACGCAGGGTGGAGGAGGCGGTACGGCGGCGGAGGAGGGCAGCTTTATGCCTTCCATCAGTGTTG GCGCGCTGACAAACCTGGGCGATTTCTTCCAGAACCTTAAGCACAATCTGGAATCGCTCGAGTCGAAGAACTTGAACAACGATCAGGTGAAGCTGCTGGAGGGTCAAAACATGATCAGCAATCTACGCAAAG GGTTCTTCTATTCCAGAGTTTGTCGAGGACTATCCCAAGCCGGCGGGCAGTGCCGCTTTCCTGCACGCCATCCGGAACTATCGGCCCTCGCACCGGATTCGAGCGCTGGTTTCCACCGTGCCGGAGCTGTACCGTGGGACCAACTTTCACGATCCCGTGTACATGCTTGCCGGACTCGGAAAATGAGCTACCCGCCAACCATCCGACCGCCCCACTCGGTCCTGCTGGCGTCTTGCTAG